From a region of the Candidatus Rhabdochlamydia porcellionis genome:
- a CDS encoding glycosyltransferase family 25 protein — MKCAEGKGNDHKIRNIDFIYMINLDKRPEKYALSKQYLKKYEINPFRFSAIDGQELPIEVINDVGVKYLPDMTPLLSATFVEEKGVKIRNQEFMKEYGKTYFCPSMNLGAIGCALSHVSVLQDAYDSNYETIWVMEDDIEVLGDPHRLSDLIDEIDNLVGADHWDVLFTDQRMPHCGLPKRPDLDYNYPKNLNDKCTTATKINNHFHKMKPCFGCVSMIIRRSGIIKLLDFVKTHNFYLHYDGDIYLPLGIQYYGLNFDLVTTDIANSLSDINLEKFTKQP, encoded by the coding sequence TTGAAATGTGCAGAGGGGAAAGGCAATGATCACAAAATAAGAAATATTGATTTCATTTACATGATCAATCTAGATAAAAGGCCTGAAAAATATGCCTTATCTAAACAGTACTTAAAAAAATATGAAATTAATCCCTTTCGCTTTTCTGCCATCGATGGACAGGAATTGCCCATAGAGGTAATTAATGATGTCGGGGTTAAATATCTCCCTGATATGACACCTCTTTTATCTGCGACATTTGTTGAAGAAAAAGGGGTAAAAATACGAAATCAGGAGTTTATGAAAGAGTATGGAAAAACCTATTTTTGTCCCAGCATGAATCTAGGAGCCATAGGTTGTGCTCTTAGTCATGTTTCGGTCCTTCAAGACGCTTATGATTCTAATTATGAAACTATTTGGGTAATGGAAGATGATATAGAAGTTCTGGGTGATCCTCATAGGCTCTCAGACCTTATTGATGAGATCGATAATTTAGTAGGAGCCGATCATTGGGATGTGCTATTTACAGATCAGCGAATGCCGCATTGTGGCTTACCCAAAAGACCCGATTTAGATTATAACTACCCAAAGAATCTTAACGATAAATGTACAACAGCAACAAAAATAAACAATCATTTTCATAAAATGAAGCCTTGCTTTGGATGTGTTTCTATGATCATTCGCCGTTCTGGAATTATTAAATTACTCGACTTTGTAAAAACTCACAATTTCTATTTACATTATGATGGAGATATTTATCTTCCCCTAGGAATTCAGTATTATGGTCTCAATTTCGATCTTGTAACAACAGACATAGCTAACTCCTTGTCAGATATTAATCTCGAGAAATTTACTAAGCAGCCTTAA
- a CDS encoding small ribosomal subunit Rsm22 family protein, which produces MLSSLESKIQSLIQGTSLKSWVKQTQSLTSTYRQKKDQTETLSSEALRIAYLCSRLPATYAAISYVFKELQKHFDLSLVRSLLDCGAGPASVLLAAESFFSLQQATLLERDPGFIELGKLLSHPTDVEVIWMLQDVTKRIPSSAKDLVIASYSLCEISEEDQLQIVESLWDKTEQIFILLEPGTPKGFHFIRKAREKLLNLGALLLAPCPHREGCPINKSDWCHFSVRLPRSFLHRQLKEGSLNYEDEKFSYLIFSRIPVSTSSSRVIRHPFKGSGFVKLKLCTEAGLVEKTISRKDKELYSIAKKTEWGDELK; this is translated from the coding sequence ATGTTATCTTCGCTAGAATCTAAAATTCAATCTTTAATTCAAGGAACTTCTCTAAAAAGCTGGGTAAAACAAACACAGAGCTTAACTTCCACCTATCGTCAGAAAAAAGATCAAACAGAAACTCTTTCTTCAGAGGCTCTCAGAATAGCTTATTTGTGTTCTCGTCTTCCAGCTACCTATGCCGCGATCTCTTATGTGTTCAAAGAGCTACAAAAACATTTTGATCTTTCTTTAGTTCGCTCTCTTTTAGACTGTGGGGCAGGCCCGGCAAGTGTGCTTTTAGCAGCCGAATCTTTTTTTTCTCTACAACAAGCAACTCTTTTAGAAAGAGATCCTGGTTTTATTGAGTTAGGAAAGCTATTGTCTCATCCAACAGATGTAGAAGTTATCTGGATGTTACAAGATGTCACAAAAAGGATCCCTTCTTCTGCTAAAGATCTAGTGATAGCTTCTTATTCTTTGTGTGAAATTAGCGAAGAAGACCAATTGCAAATAGTAGAATCTCTATGGGATAAAACAGAGCAGATTTTCATTTTGCTCGAACCTGGTACTCCTAAAGGATTTCATTTTATCCGAAAAGCAAGAGAGAAATTGCTAAATTTAGGAGCTTTGTTACTAGCTCCTTGTCCGCATAGAGAGGGTTGCCCTATAAATAAAAGTGATTGGTGTCATTTTTCCGTGAGATTGCCTAGATCTTTTCTTCATCGTCAGCTAAAGGAAGGATCTTTAAACTATGAGGATGAAAAGTTCTCCTATCTGATCTTTTCTCGCATACCTGTTTCTACTAGCTCCTCTCGTGTGATTCGCCATCCTTTTAAAGGCTCGGGGTTTGTAAAACTGAAGCTATGTACAGAAGCAGGTCTTGTAGAAAAAACGATCAGTCGAAAGGATAAAGAGCTCTATTCTATTGCTAAAAAAACTGAGTGGGGAGATGAGTTGAAATAA
- a CDS encoding glycosyl transferase family 90, translating into MSVQANEFKDLHEKLNDPKYTWMDKQIKRDLAAFEEKGISLHMLESTWQGILASPEKDSACLVRYKIVNNNITFSSPTANLDSYFCRVMKGNFIDFTKKIRTTFINFIKEMTQYLDLPDVEFLLCLEDSIERPIFLELCQAPIFCISKKKKNNKVILYPSTIMALDPASLCSTILHANSIHPWESKISKAFWRGIAAGGPYHGSWDLFPRPSLIVTSYYHPEDVDAAFVGNFLFTTAVDIRDYILNFKPPREFVSISDQIAYKYLIAVDGQTWPTSLEWQLLSNSVVLKSDSDWLDWFYELLTPYEHYVPYEKDYNDILTKINWLRENDGLARKISEQATEVALNFFTKEAAFVYFYKLFSAYACLQNFQPN; encoded by the coding sequence ATGTCTGTACAAGCAAATGAGTTTAAGGATTTGCATGAAAAACTCAATGATCCTAAATATACATGGATGGATAAACAAATTAAAAGAGATTTAGCCGCATTTGAGGAAAAAGGTATTTCTTTACATATGTTAGAATCTACTTGGCAAGGGATCCTTGCTTCTCCTGAAAAAGACTCTGCCTGCTTGGTTCGCTATAAAATAGTCAATAACAATATTACCTTTTCAAGTCCTACTGCTAACTTAGATAGCTATTTTTGTCGTGTGATGAAGGGTAATTTTATTGACTTTACAAAAAAAATAAGGACAACATTTATTAACTTTATAAAAGAAATGACGCAGTATCTTGATCTTCCGGATGTGGAATTTCTGCTATGTCTCGAAGATTCAATAGAAAGGCCTATTTTTTTGGAGCTTTGCCAAGCGCCTATTTTTTGCATATCAAAAAAAAAGAAAAACAACAAAGTTATTCTATATCCCAGTACAATCATGGCTCTAGATCCCGCTTCTTTATGCTCTACAATATTGCATGCTAATTCTATTCATCCTTGGGAAAGCAAGATTTCTAAAGCATTTTGGCGAGGAATTGCAGCAGGAGGGCCCTACCATGGTTCCTGGGATCTATTTCCACGTCCCTCTCTCATTGTCACCTCTTATTATCATCCTGAAGATGTCGATGCAGCATTTGTAGGAAACTTTTTATTTACTACAGCAGTAGACATTAGAGATTATATATTGAATTTTAAACCACCTAGAGAATTTGTTTCTATTTCTGATCAAATTGCATATAAGTATTTGATAGCTGTAGACGGACAAACTTGGCCAACCAGTTTAGAATGGCAACTTTTATCAAATTCCGTTGTTTTGAAGTCTGATTCAGATTGGCTTGATTGGTTTTATGAATTACTAACCCCCTATGAACATTATGTTCCCTACGAGAAAGATTATAATGATATCTTAACTAAAATTAACTGGCTTCGAGAAAATGATGGTTTAGCAAGAAAAATTTCTGAACAAGCTACAGAGGTAGCTTTGAATTTTTTTACTAAAGAAGCTGCTTTTGTGTATTTTTATAAACTATTCTCGGCATATGCGTGTTTACAGAATTTTCAACCCAATTAA
- a CDS encoding glycosyl transferase family 90, producing MISVFFLKILQMRYLFLLFVFLLHVQLIAIDSRLFLKKLHEPTPHWMSEQIERNLQPFEEELSRQNLDRFFEEYAYGMGLVRIRVVQGQMFIEGSDRNIRDWYAEKFLIPLKEMHKISPLPDVDFIFTHFDVPYYYYKRLVGESFPGGKYALFCRAKDQFDDRIILMPDMYALNEYGSDKFQILSGRERMRNHWKSKRQVVFFRGADNGVFDRVNWRSCSRPALVALSLKYPDLIDARFTHLVEWQDKDSSIRDLMIKEGMLGERVPLREFSIYRYLIDVDGHTANTPRTALFLYSGSVLFKQTTDNILWFYSQLKPYVHYIPVAKDLSDIFTQIKWAKDHDEECKEMVDRAYNLAEKVLRLESVYLYFYRLLEAYSKKQKNYY from the coding sequence ATGATCTCTGTTTTTTTTCTAAAAATTTTACAAATGCGCTATCTATTTTTATTATTTGTTTTTTTGTTACACGTGCAGTTAATAGCAATTGATTCACGCCTCTTCTTAAAAAAATTACACGAGCCTACTCCTCATTGGATGAGCGAGCAAATTGAGCGTAATTTGCAGCCTTTTGAAGAAGAATTAAGCCGTCAAAATCTTGACAGATTCTTTGAAGAATATGCTTATGGCATGGGTCTGGTTAGGATAAGAGTTGTTCAAGGTCAAATGTTTATCGAGGGTAGTGATAGAAATATTAGAGATTGGTATGCAGAAAAATTTCTTATTCCTCTTAAAGAGATGCATAAGATATCCCCTTTACCTGATGTCGATTTTATATTCACACATTTTGATGTGCCTTACTATTATTATAAACGTCTTGTTGGTGAGTCTTTTCCAGGTGGTAAATATGCTCTGTTTTGTAGAGCTAAAGACCAATTTGATGATAGAATCATTCTCATGCCAGATATGTATGCTTTAAATGAGTATGGTTCTGATAAATTTCAAATTCTTTCTGGAAGAGAGAGAATGCGCAACCACTGGAAATCTAAACGTCAAGTTGTATTCTTTAGAGGAGCTGATAACGGTGTTTTTGATCGAGTCAATTGGAGAAGTTGTAGTAGACCTGCATTAGTTGCGCTTTCTTTGAAATATCCCGATTTAATTGATGCGAGGTTTACTCACTTAGTTGAATGGCAGGATAAAGATTCTTCTATTCGAGATCTTATGATCAAGGAAGGAATGTTAGGAGAACGTGTTCCCTTAAGGGAATTCTCTATCTATCGTTATTTGATAGATGTCGATGGGCATACTGCTAATACACCTCGAACCGCATTGTTTCTTTATTCTGGTTCGGTTTTATTTAAGCAAACTACAGATAATATCCTTTGGTTTTATTCACAGTTAAAGCCTTATGTTCATTATATTCCCGTTGCCAAAGATTTATCCGATATCTTTACTCAAATCAAATGGGCTAAAGATCATGATGAAGAATGCAAGGAAATGGTAGATCGCGCTTATAATCTAGCTGAAAAGGTTCTTAGACTAGAATCTGTTTATCTCTATTTCTATCGCCTTTTAGAAGCTTATTCTAAAAAACAAAAAAACTATTATTGA
- a CDS encoding class I SAM-dependent methyltransferase codes for MKKILYAAIMLLVSICPQRIIASENIEWISYQNQVLSHQEEILGWCSKTKAKRMMDLIYRVRPELCVEIGVFGGSSIYPTVSALKFLNHGKVIAIDPWNVFNCLEGYKPDSPKHQFWGRINQESVYLGFMQMLKNFALDSYCTVMRMPSLDGVHNFDDESIDILHIDGNHSENIALKDVQIYLPKVKKGGYIWFDDTDYPETHKAWKFLSLHCIKDENFSTKECFLFRKL; via the coding sequence ATGAAGAAAATATTGTATGCAGCTATTATGTTACTTGTTTCTATCTGTCCTCAACGTATTATTGCAAGTGAAAATATAGAGTGGATAAGTTATCAAAATCAAGTTCTTTCTCATCAAGAAGAAATTTTAGGCTGGTGCTCTAAAACAAAAGCTAAGCGTATGATGGATTTAATTTATAGAGTACGACCTGAGTTATGTGTTGAAATAGGGGTTTTTGGAGGATCCTCTATATATCCTACAGTATCTGCCTTAAAATTTTTAAATCATGGTAAGGTAATAGCTATTGACCCTTGGAATGTTTTCAATTGCTTAGAAGGCTATAAACCTGATTCTCCTAAACATCAATTTTGGGGTCGTATTAACCAAGAGAGCGTGTATTTAGGTTTTATGCAAATGCTAAAAAACTTTGCGTTAGATTCATATTGCACAGTTATGCGCATGCCGTCATTAGACGGAGTGCATAATTTTGACGATGAATCGATTGATATTTTACACATTGATGGAAATCATTCAGAAAATATTGCATTAAAAGATGTTCAAATATATCTGCCAAAGGTGAAAAAAGGAGGGTATATTTGGTTTGATGACACTGATTATCCAGAGACACATAAAGCGTGGAAATTTTTAAGTTTACACTGTATAAAAGATGAAAATTTTTCAACAAAAGAGTGTTTTTTATTCAGAAAGCTTTAA
- the ung gene encoding uracil-DNA glycosylase: MKLAASWHEVLKEELTKPYIANLKRFLAQEKAENKVIYPPEELIFNAFLHTPFDKVKVIIMGQDPYHGPGQAHGLSFSVPCGIPQPPSLKNIFKEQSQDVNINLPKEGCLSSWAKQGVLLLNATLTVRANEPKSHYGRGWEIFTDAVVAKLVERKDPLVFVLWGKSAQEKIGAVLEEKTTSHVVLTAAHPSPYSAQGFFGCRHFSQINEALKKWDKEPIHWQLS; encoded by the coding sequence ATGAAATTAGCAGCTAGTTGGCATGAAGTATTAAAGGAAGAACTTACTAAGCCTTATATTGCAAATCTTAAAAGATTTTTGGCGCAAGAAAAAGCTGAGAATAAAGTCATCTACCCTCCTGAAGAGTTGATATTCAATGCCTTTTTACATACCCCATTTGATAAAGTAAAAGTTATAATTATGGGACAAGATCCCTATCACGGACCAGGACAGGCACATGGCTTGAGTTTTAGTGTTCCTTGTGGAATACCCCAACCCCCTTCTTTAAAAAATATATTTAAAGAGCAAAGCCAAGATGTAAATATCAATTTACCTAAAGAAGGTTGTTTATCTTCGTGGGCTAAGCAAGGGGTATTATTGCTCAATGCAACGCTTACTGTACGCGCAAATGAGCCAAAATCGCATTATGGGCGTGGATGGGAGATCTTTACCGATGCGGTAGTTGCTAAATTAGTAGAAAGGAAAGATCCTTTGGTATTTGTTCTTTGGGGAAAATCCGCCCAGGAAAAGATAGGAGCTGTTTTAGAAGAAAAAACAACTTCTCATGTTGTATTGACAGCTGCGCACCCTTCTCCTTATTCAGCTCAAGGGTTTTTTGGTTGTCGTCATTTTTCTCAAATCAACGAAGCTTTAAAAAAATGGGATAAAGAACCTATTCATTGGCAATTATCTTAA
- a CDS encoding MFS transporter — protein sequence MICEKLTYPIRAWSIWLLSAVFMFYKYAIEVSPSVMTGTLMKAFHISGVELGNLAASYFYAYLLLQIPAGLLLDKFGPRKTTTIAIFLCAIGSLIFARADSLILAGIGRFLTGIGAAFAVVNCLKLTANWFPFRQFAFMAGLMMTIAMLGAVGGQAPLAVFIQNIGWRYAMELIGIAGLVLAVIFWIVVRDKAPDHKREKHIVPSRLSLFDSIKQIFQNPQSWWLSIYSGFAFAPVMVFGGLWGVSFIMEAFELTHHSSAQMVSIIFIGFAIGAPVFGWFSDWLGRRRIVMLWGTALALIAISTVIYVSDLSIYLLSFLLFVFGFSISSFLLCFTMIREVNLPIFSATAIGFMNAFDALLGALSDPLTGKFLDLQWDGKLVEGARVFSVNSYQIVFITLPIYLLISLFTLLKVKETHCKPSYTIPLP from the coding sequence ATGATCTGTGAAAAGTTAACGTATCCTATTCGTGCTTGGAGCATTTGGCTTCTTAGCGCAGTTTTTATGTTTTATAAATATGCTATTGAAGTATCTCCTAGCGTGATGACGGGGACTTTAATGAAGGCTTTTCACATTAGTGGTGTAGAATTGGGAAATTTAGCGGCTAGTTATTTCTATGCTTACTTGCTCCTACAGATTCCAGCAGGTTTGCTTTTAGACAAATTCGGACCTAGAAAAACCACAACAATTGCCATTTTTTTATGTGCGATAGGAAGTCTTATTTTTGCTAGAGCAGATTCCTTAATTCTAGCAGGAATAGGGCGTTTTTTAACCGGTATTGGAGCAGCTTTTGCTGTTGTTAACTGCTTAAAACTGACTGCAAACTGGTTTCCTTTTAGGCAGTTTGCTTTTATGGCAGGTCTCATGATGACAATAGCGATGTTAGGAGCTGTAGGTGGACAAGCCCCTTTAGCCGTTTTTATTCAAAATATAGGTTGGCGTTATGCTATGGAGTTGATTGGAATAGCAGGACTTGTTTTAGCTGTTATTTTTTGGATTGTGGTGCGGGATAAAGCGCCTGATCATAAAAGAGAAAAACATATCGTTCCTTCTAGACTTTCTCTTTTTGATAGCATCAAACAGATTTTTCAAAACCCTCAATCTTGGTGGCTCTCTATCTATAGCGGCTTTGCTTTTGCTCCTGTAATGGTATTTGGAGGATTATGGGGTGTTTCTTTTATCATGGAAGCATTTGAGTTAACGCATCATAGTTCGGCGCAAATGGTATCTATTATTTTTATTGGCTTTGCTATTGGTGCCCCTGTTTTTGGATGGTTTTCAGATTGGCTTGGCCGTAGGCGCATTGTTATGCTATGGGGAACTGCGTTAGCGCTTATTGCAATATCTACAGTGATTTATGTTTCTGATCTTTCTATATATCTACTTAGTTTTTTATTATTTGTTTTTGGGTTTTCCATCAGTAGTTTCTTGCTTTGCTTTACCATGATTCGAGAAGTGAATTTACCGATTTTTTCTGCAACAGCTATCGGATTTATGAACGCTTTTGATGCGCTTCTTGGGGCTCTTTCTGATCCATTAACCGGTAAGTTTCTCGATTTGCAATGGGATGGAAAATTAGTGGAAGGCGCAAGGGTTTTTTCGGTAAATTCTTATCAAATTGTTTTTATCACTCTTCCTATTTACTTGCTGATTTCACTTTTTACCCTTCTAAAGGTTAAAGAAACACATTGCAAGCCTTCCTATACAATTCCTCTACCTTAA
- a CDS encoding class I SAM-dependent RNA methyltransferase translates to MNTFSTPLRCDYFPVCSGCDFQGQELAPPVFSSLQDFFAEKAPNIKIPLLYQEPQGWRFRAKLAVRGDTKSPRIGLFQRGTHNVVSIPNCPLHHKAILKSYQKVIQTMIDFQITPYNEEKGLIRYLQFLVEKKSQLVQLSVVVNVSESTSKLDAWIHHLYSLGGFHSIWLNFNTERTNRIFGDSWLLCAGEIYIQEKIRDIICSIHPACFVQAHLSLFEHALSIICQEALRSKRVCECYSGMGVIGLNLALFSKEVYCIEINPFAKQCFDQTCSSLPQEIKNKVFFHSTSMEKSLKLLKASEVIVVDPPRKGLEAFVLDAIDQSQAEQLIYLSCSTSSFIRDCDRLIKNGWQIEKAFGYLFFPGSNHVETLCILKKGNIF, encoded by the coding sequence CCTCCTGTTTTTTCTTCTTTACAAGATTTTTTTGCCGAGAAAGCTCCTAATATAAAAATTCCTCTCCTCTATCAAGAACCACAGGGCTGGCGCTTTCGCGCCAAGCTTGCAGTAAGAGGAGACACAAAGTCTCCTCGCATTGGTTTGTTTCAACGAGGAACCCACAATGTGGTTTCCATCCCTAATTGTCCCTTGCATCACAAAGCAATTCTCAAAAGTTACCAAAAAGTTATTCAAACCATGATTGATTTTCAAATTACGCCCTATAATGAAGAAAAAGGTCTTATACGTTACCTACAGTTCTTAGTAGAGAAAAAAAGCCAGTTAGTTCAACTGTCTGTTGTTGTAAATGTTTCTGAATCTACAAGCAAACTTGATGCATGGATTCATCATCTTTATTCTTTAGGAGGATTTCATTCGATCTGGTTGAATTTTAATACAGAAAGAACCAACCGTATTTTTGGTGATAGTTGGTTATTGTGTGCAGGTGAGATATACATTCAAGAAAAAATTAGAGATATAATTTGTTCTATTCATCCCGCTTGTTTTGTTCAAGCGCATTTAAGCTTATTTGAGCACGCTTTGTCCATCATTTGTCAAGAAGCTCTTCGATCAAAAAGAGTTTGTGAATGTTATTCTGGAATGGGAGTTATTGGGCTAAACCTCGCTTTGTTTAGCAAAGAGGTTTACTGTATTGAAATAAATCCCTTTGCCAAACAATGTTTTGATCAAACCTGTTCTTCTCTTCCTCAGGAGATAAAAAACAAAGTATTTTTCCACTCAACATCCATGGAGAAAAGTTTAAAACTGCTTAAAGCATCTGAAGTGATTGTGGTTGACCCACCAAGAAAGGGCTTAGAAGCCTTTGTGCTGGATGCAATTGATCAATCCCAAGCTGAGCAGCTTATTTACTTAAGTTGTTCTACAAGCTCATTTATACGTGATTGTGACAGATTGATAAAAAATGGTTGGCAAATAGAAAAAGCTTTTGGATATCTGTTTTTTCCAGGAAGTAACCACGTTGAGACTTTATGCATTCTAAAAAAGGGTAACATTTTTTAA